One Brassica napus cultivar Da-Ae chromosome C4, Da-Ae, whole genome shotgun sequence genomic region harbors:
- the LOC106423031 gene encoding non-classical arabinogalactan protein 30 produces the protein MGFIGKSVLLTLIALCCFISSVFSTTALPPMKLITPLPTLPPAKAPIKIPTLPPAKAPIKVPTLPPTKAPIKPPDVLRPVSPPKFNRTLVAVRGVVFCKACKYAGINNLQGAKPVKGAVVRLLCKNKKNATSEATTDKNGYFLLYAPKTVSNYAIKNCRAYLVKSPDAKCSKVSKLHGGYMGSVLKPVVKPENATIIFNKLKYGLFNVGPFAFEPVCLK, from the exons ATGGGTTTCATTGGTAAGAGTGTTTTGCTAACTCTCATAGCACTTTGCTGCTTCATTTCCTCTGTTTTCAGTACTACAGCTCTACCTCCAATGAAACTAATAACACCATTGCCCACTCTCCCACCGGCCAAAGCCCCTATCAAGATACCAACTCTCCCACCGGCCAAAGCTCCGATCAAGGTACCAACACTCCCACCAACCAAAGCTCCGATCAAGCCTCCGGATGTTCTCCGACCGGTTTCTCCTCCTAAGTTCAACAGGACACTAGTGGCCGTGCGGGGTGTGGTCTTCTGCAAAGCCTGCAAGTACGCCGGCATAAACAATCTCCAAGGCGCCAAACCTGTTaaag GTGCGGTGGTGAGACTTTTgtgcaaaaacaaaaagaacgcGACATCGGAAGCAACTACGGACAAGAACGGATACTTCCTGCTATATGCCCCTAAAACGGTGTCCAACTACGCCATCAAAAATTGCCGAGCTTACCTAGTGAAGTCGCCTGACGCTAAATGCAGCAAAGTGTCTAAGCTCCACGGTGGATACATGGGCTCCGTTCTAAAACCGGTGGTGAAACCTGAAAATGCAACGATTATCTTCAATAAGCTCAAGTACGGTCTTTTCAATGTTGGTCCATTCGCATTCGAGCCTGTCTGCCTCAAATGA
- the LOC125586214 gene encoding uncharacterized protein LOC125586214 — protein MFDDSDDASSEDDNFISYGESPTEDEDSQTLPPKKRYQNFSMSGSKGNLEKHQPRHHTLLSVGLMDVSGEFVLLPKENPRRFMFIFTIRSIHVPAQSILIDLDMYKNFLGDVGPAVRPTSVGITITKQFGVKMDYWKSHRTLKFAREIDEGTPECGSESLPSYLYMIRRANPSTVTRLQIDELRRFMYVFLAFGASVNGFPFMRKVVVVDRTFLNGKYKGTLLTSLAQDGNFQIFPIAFAVVDTENDDSWHWFFTQLKLLIPDDEGLAIISDRHNSIGKAVRNVYPLAARGICTYHLYKNILGQYKGKDAFRLVKKAERCFRMSDFTAIFEEIEAVIPALHGYLQRADVRLWTRVHFPGERWFAERREDARSQPTTFTRGVEKLLHGRVTAARDLTVQRIDDHHTEVKYESSSESLNVVNLVERKCTCRRFKREKLSCVHEIAAAEYNNVCRISLCSPYYNSAYLVSEYAEPVMPADSAQPVPEIVANQLCLSPSIRQQPGRPKKIG, from the exons ATGTTCGACGATTCAGACGATGCGTCATCTGAAGATGATAACTTCATCTCATACGGTGAGTCTCCTACAGAAGACGAAGATTCACAAACGCTACCTCCTAAAAAGAGATATCAGAACTTCTCGATGAGCGGATCTAAAGGGAATCTGGAG AAACATCAACCCCGACATCATACGTTGTTAAGTGTTGGGTTGATGGATGTCTCTGGAGAGTTCGTGCTTCTACCCAAGGAGAATCCCCGGCGTTTTATGTTCATATTTACGATTCGAAGCATACATGTTCCTGCACAGAGCATTCTAATCGATCTCGACATGTACAAGAACTTTCTCGGTGACGTTGGTCCGGCCGTTCGCCCTACGAGCGTCGGAATAACTATCACTAAGCAGTTTGGTGTAAAG ATGGATTATTGGAAATCACACCGGACGCTGAAATTTGCAAGGGAAATCGATGAGGGAACACCTGAGTGTGGGTCTGAAAGCTTGCCTTCTTACTTATACATGATAAGAAGGGCAAATCCGAGTACAGTTACGCGTCTTCAAATCGATGAGCTTAGAAGATTCATGTATGTGTTTCTTGCCTTCGGTGCGAGCGTAAATGGGTTTCCTTTCATGCGCAAAGTTGTTGTTGTCGACAGAACGTTTCTCAATGGTAAATACAAAGGGACGCTACTCACATCACTAGCTCAGGACGGTAACTTTCAGATTTTTCCAATAGCCTTCGCAGTGGTTGACACAGAAAATGATGATTCGTGGCATTGGTTTTTTACGCAACTAAAACTTTTGATTCCTGACGACGAGGGTCTTGCGATAATCTCGGATAGGCATAACTCGATAGGGAAAGCAGTTAGAAATGTGTATCCGTTAGCTGCTCGGGGAATATGCACCTACCATTTATATAAGAACATATTGGGACAGTACAAAGGAAAAGATGCATTccgtctggtgaagaaagcgGAGAGATGTTTTAGGATGTCTGACTTTACTGCGATTTTTGAGGAGATTGAAGCGGTTATTCCTGCACTCCACGGCTACCTCCAAAGAGCTGATGTCCGACTGTGGACGCGTGTTCATTTCCCAGGTGAGAG ATGGTTTGCTGAACGGAGAGAGGATGCCAGATCGCAGCCAACGACGTTTACGCGTGGTGTCGAGAAACTACTACAT gGTCGTGTAACCGCCGCTAGAGATTTAACGGTCCAAAGGATTGATGATCATCACACTGAAGTTAAATATGAATCTTCTAGCGAGTCTTTGAATGTTGTTAATTTGGTAGAGCGAAAGTGCACATGTCGGCGTTTCAAACGCGAGAAATTATCATGTGTACACGAAATCGCAGCTGCGGAGTACAACAATGTTTGTCGTATATCCCTGTGCAGTCCTTACTATAACAGTGCATATTTGGTGAGCGAATACGCTGAACCAGTCATGCCGGCTGACTCAGCGCAACCTGTTCCAGAAATCGTGGCTAACCAACTGTGCTTGTCCCCGTCTATTCGTCAACAGCCAGGAAGACCTAAGAAAATAGGATGA
- the LOC106450156 gene encoding VQ motif-containing protein 4-like, which produces MKSSPRYKDNAQSSLPSPTSITSLTRPVTSMSEPTTFFQTDASSFKQVVQMLTGSSKKPNPTHKPEQRYSIPLVKAVPNKKQSSSSLGFRLYERRNSKKHLKIHPVHSGLPENLSPSILDFPSLVLSPDTPLIRVPFYRTGSLSKSPSSDAEERAMKEKGFYFHPSPSTTPRVLEPRLLPLFPLTSPRVSDSVSASTTPGT; this is translated from the coding sequence ATGAAAAGTTCACCAAGATACAAAGATAACGCACAGAGCTCGCTTCCTTCACCAACCAGCATCACCAGTCTGACCCGGCCCGTTACCTCCATGTCTGAACCAACTACCTTCTTCCAAACCGATGCTTCCTCCTTCAAGCAAGTCGTCCAGATGCTCACCGGATCCTCCAAGAAGCCTAACCCGACCCACAAACCCGAACAGAGGTACTCAATCCCTCTAGTCAAAGCTGTTCCCAACAAGAAGCAATCTTCTTCCTCCCTAGGTTTTCGACTCTACGAACGCCGCAACTCGAAGAAGCATCTCAAGATCCACCCGGTACATTCAGGATTACCCGAGAATCTCTCCCCCAGCATTTTGGACTTTCCTTCTCTGGTTCTCAGCCCTGACACTCCTCTCATACGCGTCCCGTTTTATCGAACCGGGTCTTTGAGTAAGAGTCCGAGCTCCGACGCTGAAGAGAGAGCAATGAAAGAGAAAGGGTTTTATTTCCACCCGTCACCGTCGACGACTCCGAGGGTTTTGGAGCCCCGACTTCTCCCTCTCTTTCCGTTGACTTCTCCTAGGGTTTCAGATTCTGTCTCGGCCTCTACTACCCCAGGAACTTAA
- the LOC125586213 gene encoding uncharacterized protein At4g04775-like encodes MDLGRGIPRRCDCGAATVVLTSNTARNPGRRFYRCGAISGENHVFKWLDEAHDEEFVVVANKLATMEQDLADIKADLADMMNDISEIVALIEFLRVKC; translated from the coding sequence ATGGATCTAGGGCGTGGAATCCCAAGGAGGTGCGACTGTGGAGCTGCTACTGTTGTATTAACGTCAAATACCGCAAGGAATCCGGGAAGAAGGTTTTATCGTTGTGGAGCAATTTCGGGTGAAAACCATGTTTTCAAATGGCTTGATGAAGCACATGATGAAGAGTTTGTAGTTGTGGCAAACAAACTGGCGACGATGGAGCAAGATTTGGCCGACATAAAAGCAGATTTAGCTGATATGATGAACGACATAAGTGAGATCGTAGCACTTATCGAGTTTCTTAGGGTGAAGTGTTAG
- the LOC106422976 gene encoding uncharacterized protein LOC106422976 → MEILAMKNNFDYTVIKSTRKWWYIRCKDALCNWTVRAEGIDGSTYFMINQCDGRHSCAPSKKRKFGKTASARTIGTLIQHRFDDANDGPKPNDIIQFMRMEHSCEITYWHAWEAREFAIAAARGIPDRSYSKIPAYLHMIKEANPGTHTHYETNEKGRFMYLFMSFGQSVRGFYNAMRRVIVVDGTFLKNKYKGTLLVATAVDGNSNLYPIAFGVVDSENDDSWGWFFRQLKVVIADCQDLAFVSDRNASISKAIGTVYPRSAHGICIHHLLTNVVSFFKTKGLTALVEKASRAYRYDIRTTNPAESINSVLRIPREYPVIPLLDSIRELLTRWFYERRLLSSKHLDPLTAKVERKIDRRIVKAKGFQVYKVDNFRSVVKGDIYDCHVDLERRTCTCGMEVHRFTGALYSIAAWRTAYADSINPIAVLESEWNVPAEVKLAKVLPPKTRKSAGRPVKRRYESVEDKIASSQGSMKNKKHKCSRCGPEGHKRGTCDLPI, encoded by the exons ATGGAAATTTTGGCGATGAAGAATAATTTCGATTACACTGTTATCAAATCCACGAGAAAATGGTGGTATATTCGATGTAAGGATGCATTGTGCAACTGGACTGTGCGTGCAGAAGGAATAGATGGGTCTACATATTTCATGATCAACCAATGTGATGGAAGACATTCATGTGCTCCTTCAAAGAAAAGGAAATTCGGAAAAACAGCATCGGCAAGAACAATTGGGACTCTGATACAACATCGATTTGATGATGCAAACGATGGCCCAAAACCGAATGACATCATTCAATTTATGAGAATGGAGCATAGTTGTGAGATTACTTATTGGCACGCTTGGGAAGCTCGTGAGTTTGCTATTGCAGCTGCTAGAGGTATACCAGATCGCAGTTACTCTAAAATACCAGCATATTTGCATATGATTAAAGAAGCAAATCCTGGTACGCATACTCACTACGAAACTAATGAGAAGGGAAGATTCATGTATCTATTTATGTCATTTGGGCAATCAGTTAGAGGATTCTACAATGCAATGCGAAGGGTGATTGTCGTTGACGGaacttttctgaaaaataaatacaaagggACACTTCTTGTTGCTACTGCTGTAGATGGTAACTCTAATTTGTATCCGATTGCATTTGGGGTTGTTGATTCAGAGAATGACGATTCATGGGGGTGGTTCTTCAGACAGTTGAAAGTGGTTATTGCTGATTGTCAAGATCTAGCTTTTGTCTCAGATAGAAATGCGTCTATTTCTAAAGCTATTGGGACTGTCTACCCTCGATCAGCACATGGAATTTGCATTCATCACTTATTGACCAATGTGGTCTCATTTTTCAAGACAAAAGGATTGACTGCGTTGGTGGAAAAGGCTTCACGGGCATATAG GTATGACATTAGGACCACGAACCCTGCAGAGTCTATAAATTCAGTTCTTAGAATACCTAGAGAATATCCGGTTATTCCTTTGCTTGATAGTATAAGAGAACTGTTGACTCGATGGTTCTATGAGCGTCGCTTGTTAAGCTCAAAGCATCTAGATCCTTTAACCGCTaaggtggagagaaagattgaTAGGAGAATTGTGAAGGCAAAAGGATTCCAGGTTTACAAGGTTGACAACTTCAGATCGGTTGTAAAAGGAGACATATATGATTGTCATGTTGATTTGGAAAGAAGAACATGCACATGTG GTATGGAAGTGCACAGATTCACTGGCGCCTTATACAGCATTGCAGCGTGGAGAACCGCCTATGCAGATTCCATTAATCCAATAGCAGTTCTAGAGTCCGAATGGAATGTCCCTGCTGAGGTCAAACTTGCAAAGGTTTTACCACCAAAGACAAGAAAGAGTGCTGGTCGACCAGTAAAGAGAAGGtatgaatcagtagaagacaagaTCGCATCTTCTCAAGGATCAATGAAGAATAAAAAGCATAAGTGCAGCCGTTGTGGACCTGAAGGACACAAGAGAGGAACATGCGATTTACCCATCTAG
- the LOC106373433 gene encoding uncharacterized protein LOC106373433, with protein sequence MVYRKACKYAGVNNPEGAKPVKGTFPHVRETIGLDVWEELVNSPIGVVARLAGSESVWFGRTVHYLLCRQLRVHKKEIWCLVVDEAIRFSLLEFGEITGLNTGSLPTERFEADQYKEFWEELKVLLRMGPKLDELKEALAFCPLWSFEKRKWLGLLLLQAMGVYCLHHNSRIPFESAIRVFDDEIMGSDPWGRTAYKVLIDSIKTLVPEGGSYTISGMTVALLIWAYESVACFGENFGRVVNNEDVPLLRWGGKRTRASFDNLLAAKIKEHGEVRVKRMVLKDSIEEMFPKWPGEPDDPQLGNEKKKKMKGGVSSEAESPTKKQKKFKTRNESEFAAAGKGSSEKEGSKDFELENKTTLRTIVSTLDNISRKVEHFDSRLEAYELDRNRPLMDQKTIDDSVKALLEELLKVLGVRKIPENNDNPFPPSADKSLTLASPQVQTQQKSVNSPTLAATPGNVFGPKKNLAKELDKESGVKRTLVEEFVSPSKATKDDKDAKVPAYGRGCRGKRIIKGEEANEKQKAEQADAAFKRKENAEAKKKAAEAKKKKAEAKKKEAEAKKKEAEGKKKKKAELKKRKHAESKNKEVTPSGEDSVFADVTDEVVAGENEFAPESDVEGSELVKSAIIKEYREKSVQLTPKGFSKVAVSSPAVFPYVGENGTTCMRKNVTPSSVIYDPLAPVDPVLLEKLMQHIKGIPPKPPTSADKPAVISAYHEGDFYSILIHERPWPEKEYGWAFDNYEDVDHLYGCLQTGGNHWVTYHVDLKKEKIDCYEPIFGEVTPESEQRILNSFKPLTHMIPYMLSEHIPANIRAPSKKKFSFRRRSKKYTPQNSQIGDCGVYSLKFVECLAFGITFDGISDKNIQGLRMKMAAEILDEEGNSVMSSWLPH encoded by the exons ATGGTCTACCGCAAAGCCTGCAAATACGCTGGCGTAAACAATCCCGAAGGCGCCAAACCTGTTAAag GAACTTTCCCCCACGTTAGAGAAACAATTGGACTTGATGTGTGGGAAGAACTGGTGAACTCTCCCATTGGAGTAGTTGCTAGGCTAGCTGGAAGCGAAAGCGTATGGTTTGGTAGGACCGTACACTATCTACTATGTAGACAGCTGCGAGTACATAAGAAGGAGATATGGTGTCTCGTGGTTGATGAGGCTATCAGGTTTAGCTTGCTCGAGTTTGGTGAGATCACTGGGTTAAACACAGGTTCATTACCAACAGAAAGGTTTGAAGCTGATCAATACAAAGAGTTTTGGGAGGAGTTGAAGGTGCTGCTTCGGATGGGACCCAAGTTAGATGAACTGAAGGAAGCATTAGCGTTCTGTCCGCTTTGGAGTTTTGAAAAGCGTAAGTGGTTAGGGCTGCTACTTCTTCAAGCCATGGGAGTCTATTGTTTGCATCACAATTCAAGGATACCTTTTGAAAGTGCAATAAGGGTATTCGACGATGAAATCATGGGGTCGGATCCATGGGGTCGGACTGCATACAAAGTCCTCATTGACTCTATTAAAACGTTGGTTCCAGAAGGAGGGTCATACACAATAAGCGGCATGACCGTCGCGTTATTGATTTGGGCGTATGAATCCGTCGCCTGCTTTGGTGAGAATTTTGGGAGGGTGGTGAATAATGAAGACGTTCCGCTTTTGCGATGGGGTGGAAAGCGTACGCGTGCAAGTTTTGATAACTTGTTGGCTGCCAAAATCAAAGAGCATGGCGAG GTGCGTGTGAAGAGAATGGTTTTGAAGGACTCAATTGAAGAGATGTTTCCTAAATGGCCGGGTGAACCTGACGACCCACAACTC gggaatgagaagaagaagaaaatgaagggTGGAGTTTCGTCAGAAGCTGAGTCACCCACTAAGAAGCAGAAGAAATTTAAGACACGGAATGAGTCTGAATTTGCTGCAGCGGGAAAGGGTTCTAGCGAGAAGGAAGGTAGCAAAGATTTCGAGTTGGAGAACAAAACGACTCTGAGGACCATTGTGAGTACTCTGGATAATATTTCCAGGAAAGTTGAGCATTTTGACTCACGGTTGGAAGCTTACGAGTTAGACCGGAATAGACCATTGATGGACCAAAAGACCATTGATGACAGCGTGAAAGCTTTACTAGAGGAGCTTCTGAAAGTTCTGGGAGTTAGGAAAATTCCCGAAAACAATGATAACCCCTTTCCACCATCAGCAGATAAATCTTTAACGTTGGCATCACCGCAGGTTCAAACGCAGCAGAAGTCTGTCAATAGTCCAACATTAGCTGCGACACCTGGTAATGTTTTTGGACCGAAAAAGAATTTGGCGAAAGAGCTTGATAAGGAATCAGGGGTGAAAAGGACTTTGGTTGAGGAGTTTG TTTCTCCTTCAAAGGCTACTAAGGATGATAAGGATGCTAAGGTTCCAGCCTATGGACGCGGCTGCAGGGGCAAGCGTATTATTAAGGGTGAGGAAGCCAATGAGAAGCAAAAAGCAGAGCAGGCAGATGCTGCGTTTAAGAGGAAGGAGAATGCTGAGGCTAAGAAAAAAGCGGCTGAGGCTAAGAAAAAAAAGGCTGAAGCTAAGAAAAAAGAGGCTGAGGCTAAGAAAAAAGAGGCTGAgggtaagaagaaaaaaaaggctGAGCTAAAGAAGCGAAAACATGCTGAGTCAAAGAACAAAGAGGTGACTCCATCTGGAGAGGACAGTGTATTTGCTGATGTGACTGACGAAGTTGTTGCTGGAGAGAACGAATTCGCGCCGGAGTCTGACGTCGAGGGATCTGAACTGGTTAAATCTGCCATAATTAAGGAATATCGGGAGAAAAGTGTTCAGTTAACTCCAAAAGGGTTTTCAAAGGTGGCAGTTTCTTCACCAGCAGTTTTTCCGTACGTAGGAGAGAATGGAACGACGTGCATGAGGAAAAATGTTACTCCTTCATCAGTAATATATGACCCTCTAGCACCTGTTGATCCGGTGCTACTCGAAAAACTGATGCAACACATAAAGGGAATTCCACCCAAACCACCAACATCAGCAGATAAACCAGCAGTCATCTCCGCTTATCATGAGGGTGATTTCTACAGCATACTCATCCATGAAAGACCGTGGCCGGAAAAGGAATATGGATGGGCGTTTGATAAT TATGAAGATGTGGATCACTTGTACGGATGTCTTCAAACCGGCGGAAATCACTGGGTTACGTATCATGTGGATCTGAAGAAGGAAAAGATTGATTGCTACGAGCCAATCTTTGGAGAGGTAACACCCGAAAGTGAGCAGAGAATTCTAAATTCATTTAAACCGCTGACGCACATGATTCCGTATATGTTGAGTGAGCATATTCCTGCCAATATCCGAGCCCCAAGTAAGAAGAAGTTCTCATTCAGAAGGAGGAGCAAAAAATACACTCCACAAAACTCCCAGATTGGCGATTGCGGGGTGTATTCGTTGAAGTTTGTGGAGTGTCTAGCGTTTGGTATAACGTTTGATGGGATAAGCGATAAAAATATTCAAGGTTTACGGATGAAGATGGCAGCAGAGATCCTCGATGAAGAAGGAAATTCTGTGATGAGCAGTTGGCTGCCTCATTGA
- the LOC125586215 gene encoding putative uncharacterized protein YER190C-A, with protein sequence MGGLIGALVGNLMGALVGGRVIGPSYILIRVGNSVGAFSGGRVDGLVGAFNGERAGALVGAFSGERAGALVGAFNGERVGALVGALSGERAGALVGAFSGERAGALVGAFSGERAGALVGAFSGERAGALMGAFNGARAGALVGAFSGDRAGALVGAFNGERAGALMGAFNGERAGALVGAFNGEPAGALVGAFNGERAGALVGAFNGERAGALVGAFNGERIDALVGAFNGGRADSLVGAFKGGIIDRSLVGAFNGGRVDRSVGDFNGRRVFLGALVNGVISFIGGSSVVLKTKEMKQQSAKRVSKTFLPMKPIFILLFLFVWEFGLM encoded by the exons ATGGGAGGTTTGATTGGAGCTTTGGTTGGTAACTTGATGGGAGCTTTGGTCGGTGGGAGAGTGATAGGTCCCAGTTATAT CTTGATAAGAGTTGGAAACTCGGTAGGAGCTTTTAGTGGTGGGAGAGTTGATGGCTTGGTGGGAGCTTTCAACGGTGAGAGGGCTGGTGCTTTGGTGGGAGCTTTCAGCGGTGAGAGAGCTGGTGCTTTGGTGGGAGCTTTCAACGGTGAGAGAGTTGGTGCTTTGGTGGGTGCTTTAAGCGGTGAGCGAGCTGGTGCTTTGGTGGGAGCTTTCAGCGGTGAGCGAGCTGGTGCTTTGGTGGGAGCTTTCAGCGGTGAGAGAGCTGGGGCTTTGGTGGGAGCTTTCAGCGGTGAGAGAGCTGGTGCTTTGATGGGAGCTTTCAACGGTGCGAGAGCTGGTGCTTTGGTGGGAGCTTTCAGCGGTGATAGAGCTGGTGCTTTGGTGGGAGCTTTCAACGGTGAGAGAGCTGGTGCTTTGATGGGAGCTTTCAACGGTGAGCGAGCTGGTGCTTTGGTGGGAGCTTTCAACGGTGAGCCGGCTGGTGCTTTGGTGGGAGCTTTCAACGGTGAGAGAGCTGGTGCTTTGGTGGGAGCTTTCAACGGTGAGAGAGCTGGTGCTTTGGTGGGAGCTTTCAACGGTGAGAGAATTGATGCTTTGGTGGGAGCTTTCAACGGTGGGAGAGCTGATAGCTTGGTTGGTGCTTTCAAGGGTGGGATAATTGATCGTAGCTTGGTAGGAGCTTTTAACGGTGGGAGAGTTGATCGCTCAGTAGGAGATTTTAACGGTAGGAGAGTTtttcttggagctttggtcaaTGGTGTTATTAGTTTTATTGGAGGTTCATCTGTAGTACTGAAAACAAAGGAAATGAAGCAGCAAAGTGCTAAGAGAGTTAGCAAAACATTCTTACCAATGAAACCCATCTTTatccttttgtttttgtttgtgtggGAGTTTGGCTTGATGTGA
- the LOC106422975 gene encoding uncharacterized protein LOC106422975, with translation MIDYIIRKFQAWLPKELYVVKKDPVFHQIFKLHENGLGYSARVIHSFLCRELVTFLQHELWFVFARRPLRFSLQEFHAVTGFECDTHISLEEFEEWKYDGGFWSKVLRRKDGTITLFNLWTKDKEAVKKWKNADRIRLIYLAIILCVVLARDEKANIPLKYIVVVMDLDRVRKYPWGVAAYDLLCKSIAKNRSQLKEKTTSYVLDGFSYALQIWAMEAVPKIGKLCGKKLDKGFKDGPRCINWMGAAKMSYEEIIRLEEIITPKDDIYPYISWTGNYDVVKAQAFHRDDDVEDDRIKVLMEMIKKGHDFSEHVWETEENEVISLSLDDESAVNDEASVNVEAAESDDDFQTPKGSKNVGSRSKRGKKRLPDRGMEKRKHKVLASGAKQAPFNEDMKAFMTQLFEHNFSGMEQRIQKQMAETFEQMRTELKQSRKEASVEVELGEASPTKPSTS, from the exons ATGATCGACTACATAATCCGAAAGTTCCAAGCGTGGCTGCCAAAGGAGTTGTATGTCGTGAAGAAAGACCCGGTTTTTCATCAGATTTTTAAGCTCCATGAGAATGGTCTTGGATACTCTGCCAGGGTGATACACAGCTTCTTGTGTAGGGAGCTGGTGACTTTCTTACAGCACGAGCTATGGTTTGTCTTTGCGAGGAGACCGCTTCGATTCTCATTGCAAGAGTTCCACGCCGTAACCGGGTTTGAATGCGATACTCATATCTCGCTTGAGGAGTTTGAAGAGTGGAAATATGATGGTGGTTTCTGGAGCAAGGTTTTGAGGAGAAAAGATGGAACAATTACACTCTTCAACCTGTGGACTAAGGACAAGGAAGCTGTAAAGAAGTGGAAGAATGCAGATCGCATACGTCTTATCTACTTGGCGATCATTCTTTGTGTGGTATTGGCGAGAGATGAGAAGGCTAATATCCCCCTGAAGTACATCGTGGTGGTCATGGATCTTGACAGAGTTCGAAAGTATCCTTGGGGAGTTGCTGCTTATGACCTTCTCTGCAAATCAATAGCCAAAAATCGTTCCCAACTGAAGGAAAAGACCACTAGCTATGTCTTGGATGGCTTCTCATACGCCTTGcagatttgggcaatggaagcGGTACCAAAAATCGGGAAGCTTTGTGGAAAAAAGCtggataagggtttcaaggACGGTCCTAGATGCATAAACTGGATGGGAGCTGCGAAGATGTCATATGAGGAGATCATTCGCTTGGAGGAGATTATTACACCCAAg GATGACATCTACCCATACATCTCATGGACAGGAAATTATGATGTTGTCAAAGCTCAGGCGTTTCACAGAGATGATGATGTGGAGGATGATAGAATCAAGGTTCTGATGGAGATGATAAAGAAGGGGCATGATTTTAGTGAGCATGTTTGGGAaactgaagaaaatgaagtgatTTCTTTATCTCTCGATGACGAATCAGCTGTGAATGATGAAGCAAGCGTGAATGTTGAAGCAGCCGAGAGTGATGACGACTTTCAGACTCCGAAAGGATCAAAAAACGTTGGTTCTCGATCAAAGAGGGGTAAAAAGAGGCTTCCCGATCGTGGTATGGAGAAGAGAAAGCATAAGGTTCTCGCAAGTGGCGCAAAGCAAGCTCCTTTTAATGAAGACATGAAGGCTTTTATGACACAGTTGTTTGAGCACAACTTCTCTGGAATGGAACAAAGGATACAGAAACAGATGGCCGAGACATTTGAGCAGATGCGGACAGAGCTTAAACAATCACGTAAGGAAGCCAGCGTTGAAGTTGAGCTTGGAGAGGCTTCACCGACAAAGCCATCGACGAGCTAG